The nucleotide sequence AAGAACAAAATTTTCTCTAGTGCCATTATTTCTACTCCTATAGCTATTAACTTGCAGTTATATTCAAGTTTGAAAGCTGCATTTGTTGATGAATCATTATAGACTTTTTACCAGGGCTCAAACATGCTGCTCGGCTCCTCCAGCAATGCCAACCAAGATCAGATTCACCAGCTAGGCAGCCAAGATCGCATCCTACAAGAACATCGCCGTATCGAGACCACCGAGAACGAAGCTAACGACAGCAtgtgtggcagcagcagcatgccCCACCGTCGCCGCAACTCGTCAGTGGGCAGCAGCCGCATGACGAGGAACCTCGATCCCGGAGCCGGCAGCTCGTCGTCGCACGGTGGAAATGGACCCGTTGTTGGtgacactgctgctgctgctgccaaccTCGGCGATGGGGAGTTCAGTGAGGCTGACAAGAAGACGATCATGGCGAGTGAGTACCTCTCGCAGCTCGTGTTGAGTGATCCGAAGAAGGTCAAGAGGTGAGAACTTCTTTCGAATCTAAAAGAGTTCATGTGGAGGGATTgaggctcccatcggatggcctaatcagccaaagaaaaagctaaattttaaattttcaaacttaattttaagattgattttgagatattttcaacgtagatTCTTTTAcaacattggcttttaaatcaccaagaacacatttataaaagtttcacctacaaattcatttttatttcataataagccgttttggcttattaggaaataagccaaacgatgggacCTGATGGTGTCTGTTGTGTGTTCTATAATTAGTTACTGAAATTGCACATATTGCTGAATAAATTTTTCAGGGTTCTATGCAATAGGAGATCTGCTGCGAGGTCCAAGGAGCGCAGGTTGAACTATAAGCTTGAGCTTGAAAGTAAGGTGCTGGTGTTGAAGATAGAGATTGAGAAGTTGTCTGAAAAATTGGCGACGGCtcaggtttgtttttttaagattgTGGTCATTCTGATTTGGAGTTTTGATCATTTTAAATTACTGATGTAGTATTGTTTTGCAGAGGACATTTAATGAGCTTTTAGCTCAAAACAATGAGCTGAAAATCAAGATACAAGAAACGGGTAGGGAACGCCAGATGAAAGAAGGTAAGCTCCCTTCCCTTGTTTAATAACATTTATTTGTTCATTTTCCTCAAATGGTGATTGAAATATATGGTAGCTTGCAATGGAAACATGATGCAGATGTCATATATGTTGGATACCAAATGCCCAATGCAAGATTGCCAAATAGGCATATGTATGCTTGCATCATTTTTAAGGAAGTATGTAGCTTGCGTGAATAGCTAGGTTACTGCACTCTTTTATATCACAAAACATGGTGATCATACTTGATGCCTTGATGGTATACTTCTTTTGTAGCTACTGGGTTCAAACACTAGATGCATACTCTTGCTTTGTATTTTCACATTGTTCCTGCTTTGTTGGTCTGTctatttaggccctgtttagttcaggggtgaaaagtttttgcgtgtcacatcggatatacggacacacatttgaattattaaatgtagtctaataacaaaacaaattacatattccacctacaaactgcgagacgaatttattaagcctaattaatctgtcattagtaaatgtttactgtagcaccacattgtcaaatcatggtgcaattaggcttaaaagattcgtctcgcaatttacatgcaatctgtgtaattagtttttttatatttaatactctatgcatgtatccaaacattcgatgtgacatggtgaaaatttttttgtttgggactaaacaggcccttatttTAACTCTCTATTCATTAACTCGGTGAAAGAATCTCCCATTGATTTGCAGCTTGTTGTCAAAATGTGCTTGTCTCCTTTTAGTTTTCAATGATTGCATTCCCAGATAGTTGTCTCACTTATGTGCACCATATATGGCTTGAGTCATGCTTAGTTTGGATAGCGGTCTAGTCTTAGTCTTAGGATTAATTTGCTCATAATTTTTCCTTtaatactccctttgtcccaaattataaggcctatatttttttacacggtATTCAACAAcatactttgaccattattttattatgttcTATGTTCtcaacaaatatgaaattagcatcacataaaagtacttcaaaatatgaatctagtgatataacatgcataatacttaatatagatataattactatgattattagtcaaaagctaCCAAGTTTGATTTTCCTTAAAAGGGGACGccctataatttgggacggagggagcatatAATTACCTCTCTTTAGTTTTGGGGTATGTGTGCTTGGTTATGTGTGCATCTTAGTTATATAGAGATTGAGAATGTTTTCAGTGCAATTGTATCTCCTTGGTGTAATTGATTAAGTTCGATGAAGCCATTGTCTAAAAATGTTTTATATTTCATTCACAAGGACCAAACTTGCATTGCTGGAACTTTTTCTTTGGCTTGTTCTGTCACTAGTTTACCTTGTAGAActattttattagaaaaaaaaatcagtcacTAGTTTAACATTGGTTTGCCTGTTTATTTTGTATCCAGCTATATTCAAATCAATAGGTTATGAGTCACTTCAAGTTGTTGTTGATGGTGAGTTCGTCATGCCAAATGGTACACACGAAGAAACGGTCGCTCGGTTGATCGAACTGCTGGAGCCAGAAACACAGGCTGGACCATCACAAATCCAGGGATATCAGCCATAACAAAGTTTGAAGCTTTAGGGTGATTTCTGATGAGAGGAAACTTTTGAAAGGGGAATGTCAAACTATACTGCAGATTCAAACATGAATTCGCTTAGACAGCCGAACCAATAGATAATTCATCTATTACTGAGTGTTGTGCTACAGTTATTTTGCTAAAAGTTTGGGTGAACTGACACCCATGTGGGCTTCTGTAATATCAAATTTGCCTGCATCTGTACCGATGTTTTAATTAGAATCATCAGTTCATTTTGGGGATTTTATTAGTGTGTTTAATTTCTAGTTTTGACCAAAGCTGTGGCTAGGCTTCAACTTCTGTGctagtacatttttttttttgctttagttcGAAAGTCTGGTATATGCTGCAGGTACAAGGTAGACTTTGGTTTTGCATTTTCCCTGTTTTCTACTGTCAGCTGGTACGCCTGTAGCCACAAGATGATTGTACTTTTCTGTTGATCAAAATTGCTTCGGGCTGTGTTTGCAATTCCATGTTCTCAGTCTctttctctcgtttttcgcacacacgctttttaaactactaaatggtgtgattttttaaaaaaaatttatatacgaaagttgcttaagaaaatcaaattaatccattttttaaaaaaatagctaatacttaattaatcacgtgctaatggatggACTGCTTCGTTTTCCGTACGGGAGGAATTTGTTCTCATCCCTTGATTCGTTTCTCTCTTCCTCCAAAAGAGTTACTCCTCCCTTCTAAAGTATAAGCTTTTCTGGCTATGCATCTAGTCGGACTATGCGTCGGAACAGAAATGCTTagattttggaacggaggagtGGATGTTAGCCAAACAAAATCTAGTTAACTCTCACAAACTTCCAATGTACAAGCATTATGCCACAAGAACACACAGAAGAGCTCCAAAAACCTAGTGGCTGTCTGGCTGATCATAACTGGCCTGACACGAAGAAACCAAAGCTGATAGCACCGGTAGCTAATATATAGCTAGAACCAGCCAGCCAACCATGATCACCAAGAGACCAAGAAAGCTACGGTTTTATAGGCAAACCAGCACAAAAACACCGCACAAGCTGTAGTAGCTAGCAAGGAGGCGGCGAGTGCTCAGTTCAGcagctggaggcggcggccgccgtcgtcgccggcgacgatgtGTTGCGCAGGTCGGCGCGCAGCGCGAGGTTCTCCCGGTGGAGCGCGCTGGCCTTCTCCCTCAGCCTCTCGTTCTCCTCCAGGATGCACCTGTTCTCCAGGTAGAGCTTCAGGTtcaccatctccatctccattcCATCAGATCTCCTCAtggtctctctcctcctcctcagccttAGCCTGTGTATTTATGTTCAACCAAGGGATGGAGGTTTAGCAATAGATTGTGTTCTAGttgatacattttttttagtatAAGTTAGACGCGCACTtgcgaaagggcatgtagcctagtggttgcagtgatcTGAGTAGCACCCTAAAGTCtaagttcaaatctccataggagcgaatttcggATTGGTTATTTGAGGGGCTAAGCTTCCAATATAAAAAGGTTGCATACATCCTGTTgggtgtagaggccgggtaaaaaaatacCCTCCTCTAAAAAAAAGTAAGTTAGACACGCACACCCACACATGCTTCGACTATAGTTTGTTTGctattaagattttttttccatttccgTTGAGTCTATAATAATGTATTGCGATACATAGGTTGAAAGTATCTTCCATTATCTTTAAAAAGAATTTAAGAGAAGCATATGCGATGgcaacatgcatttttttttaaaacaaaaagagttagaatccggcctctacatccaaaacAGATGTAGACTGTCATGAAGTATACAAGAGTACTTAGACCCGAACTTCTTACGATAAGGCTTCAGCaaagaaataaaaaggaaacaCTGCAACACGCATATAAGTAAGCACAGGTGCAGATGCATAAACAAGTTCATGAATCCATCAGTCCTCAGACTACAAAAATCTCACCAAATTAAACAAAGTTGGGATAGATGCTATTACCTCTTCCTCCTGAGAGCCATGGGGGCATGAGCCGGCTGCTttctctgctgctgctgttgattGTCCTGCCTGAATACAACCAAAGACAGATAGATCTTATTCTTGCTGTTCCAGGAGCCAGAACACATGCTAGCTGCTGGATATAGATACAGTGTTTGTTCCTAGATTCCAGTCATCTGTGGAGCTCAAGGAGTTTGGAATGATCCCAGCAATTGCAGATAACACGATATATATAACATGGCTTCAGCCATGGTGATAGATGGCTTTTAGGTTTTTGTTTGGTGGTGCATGCACACATTGACATGACAGCATGTGAAGGAGGCAACCTCTCCATCATGGTGCATGGACTATGGATGCCCAATGGATCTTCCAAGAATTAATCATTTACTACCATATTTCACCAAAAGGAAGGGTGAAGAATTTAAGTATGAATTCTTGAGTTTTGGATATTAATGAAATTCATTTCTTGAGAAGTTGGACCTTTGTTTGACAAGAGATTGGATAGCAGAAGACAACAAAAGAAGAGAATCGTTTCAGACTTCCAAAGAACAGTTGAATTTCCATGATATTTTTGTTGtggtaatatatttttaatcaaAAGTTGATGAAAAAGAATCACATCCTAGAGCTCCTAGCTGAAGGGAAAATGGCTGAACTGCTACTATTATAGTATTATTGATTCCTGGGCAGAGTGTCTGCACCCATGATGAAGCTTTAGAGTTTTCTTGGTACTCGATGCATGGTACACAAGTCAAAATGCTTTCAAGCATTTCATTCTTTTTGCTTCAATGTTTCTTCACTAAAATGATACCTCGAcaccttttcttctcctctctctagaGAGAGAAAATATGCCATAATAGAGACAATATATGCCATCTTTCTTCAGCATTGTTGCTGGATTTCTGCACTGTTTCAGCACAACAGGTGTGCCTATCAGCCTAATAGGAATTCCATTCTCTGTGAAGAGGAAGCCTGAGAGTGATCACTCACCGCTGTTTCTGCCAACTTGAGAGGCCAAGATTCCATGAGAGAGGCCATTCTCTGAAAGCCATTCTTCCATGAGAGAGCAGGGACACCAAGTATCCATTCATCGCCATCA is from Oryza sativa Japonica Group chromosome 9, ASM3414082v1 and encodes:
- the LOC9270412 gene encoding uncharacterized protein isoform X1: MEDDPTRRLSLLGGSSGEHQPPMVSPCISALVDLASHRRSLPSSVLLPPFHPMPICFCSSRGPGFFHYHMPPTLTPTVGGVGDGSHHIYPFSDFPFFSMDSIALPTNAHLAGSTVIPLTSSLIGFNEGLPGQPPLWEGYRRLQSDLNVGFPQPNLQMLPLAPVKLEPVTEEHQSRGKSVIIADNLVDSNMTFYQGSNMLLGSSSNANQDQIHQLGSQDRILQEHRRIETTENEANDSMCGSSSMPHRRRNSSVGSSRMTRNLDPGAGSSSSHGGNGPVVGDTAAAAANLGDGEFSEADKKTIMASEYLSQLVLSDPKKVKRVLCNRRSAARSKERRLNYKLELESKVLVLKIEIEKLSEKLATAQRTFNELLAQNNELKIKIQETGRERQMKEAIFKSIGYESLQVVVDGEFVMPNGTHEETVARLIELLEPETQAGPSQIQGYQP
- the LOC4347608 gene encoding homeobox-leucine zipper protein ATHB-15 isoform X1 produces the protein MDWPAGVNDQICSSNDQWCIANVQEGSSIGMKPPLCLDMDRMSGLRERDVSRIGTLLDSIGRCSSLAPRMAFREWPLSWNLGLSSWQKQRQDNQQQQQRKQPAHAPMALRRKRLRLRRRRETMRRSDGMEMEMVNLKLYLENRCILEENERLREKASALHRENLALRADLRNTSSPATTAAAASSC
- the LOC4347608 gene encoding uncharacterized protein isoform X2 — translated: MDWPAGVNDQICSSNDQWCIANVQEGSSIGMKPPLCLDMDRMSGLRERDVSRIGTLLDSIGRCSSLAPREWPLSWNLGLSSWQKQRQDNQQQQQRKQPAHAPMALRRKRLRLRRRRETMRRSDGMEMEMVNLKLYLENRCILEENERLREKASALHRENLALRADLRNTSSPATTAAAASSC
- the LOC4347608 gene encoding homeobox-leucine zipper protein HOX10-like isoform X3, translated to MDWPAGVNDQICSSNDQWCIANVQEGSSIGMKPPLCLDMDRMSGLRERDVSRIGTLLDSIGRCSSLAPRQDNQQQQQRKQPAHAPMALRRKRLRLRRRRETMRRSDGMEMEMVNLKLYLENRCILEENERLREKASALHRENLALRADLRNTSSPATTAAAASSC
- the LOC9270412 gene encoding uncharacterized protein isoform X2, whose translation is MEDDPTRRLSLLGGSSGEHQPPMVSPCISALVDLASHRRSLPSSVLLPPFHPMPICFCSSRGPGFFHYHMPPTLTPTVGGVGDGSHHIYPFSDFPFFSMDSIALPTNAHLAGSTVIPLTSSLIGFNEGLPGQPPLWEGYRRLQSDLNVGFPQPNLQMLPLAPVKLEPVTEEHQSRGKSVIIADNLVDSNMGSNMLLGSSSNANQDQIHQLGSQDRILQEHRRIETTENEANDSMCGSSSMPHRRRNSSVGSSRMTRNLDPGAGSSSSHGGNGPVVGDTAAAAANLGDGEFSEADKKTIMASEYLSQLVLSDPKKVKRVLCNRRSAARSKERRLNYKLELESKVLVLKIEIEKLSEKLATAQRTFNELLAQNNELKIKIQETGRERQMKEAIFKSIGYESLQVVVDGEFVMPNGTHEETVARLIELLEPETQAGPSQIQGYQP
- the LOC4347608 gene encoding homeobox-leucine zipper protein HOX10-like isoform X4, yielding MKPPLCLDMDRMSGLRERDVSRIGTLLDSIGRCSSLAPRMAFREWPLSWNLGLSSWQKQRQDNQQQQQRKQPAHAPMALRRKRLRLRRRRETMRRSDGMEMEMVNLKLYLENRCILEENERLREKASALHRENLALRADLRNTSSPATTAAAASSC